In the genome of Microbacterium endophyticum, one region contains:
- a CDS encoding glycerophosphodiester phosphodiesterase family protein yields the protein MSHTPPLIIGHRGAPGYRPEHTRASYELAIELGAGAVEPDVVITRDGVLVVRHENEISTTTDVAERPEFSDRRTSKLIDGEEVTGWFTEDFTWEELSRLGARERLPELRPGSARFDRQQPILRLDELLALVDAASARSETQIGVVVELKHPTYFGSLGWNMAELVATELRDAGWAGGDRGLVIESFEQSVLNELKSAGLVATYVYLVEAKGAPFDLIARDGSKAAKYSAALSGAGLDRLASEVDGISLNKRLILAPDVLGHATGPSAVVSQARERGLKVFTWTCRPENTFLLRQYRRGSDAAAHGDWRSEWAVLKDAKLDGVFADQPDLAVSFFAS from the coding sequence GTGTCGCATACTCCTCCGCTCATCATCGGACATCGAGGAGCGCCGGGCTATCGACCCGAGCACACGAGGGCGTCCTACGAACTCGCAATTGAGTTGGGCGCTGGGGCTGTCGAACCCGACGTGGTCATCACGCGCGATGGTGTGCTCGTTGTGCGTCACGAAAACGAGATATCAACGACGACCGACGTTGCCGAGCGTCCCGAGTTTTCCGATCGCCGAACGTCAAAGCTGATCGACGGAGAAGAAGTCACGGGATGGTTCACCGAAGACTTCACCTGGGAAGAGCTGTCGCGCCTCGGGGCGCGTGAACGGTTGCCTGAGCTGCGCCCCGGCAGCGCGCGATTCGACCGGCAGCAGCCAATACTTCGTCTCGACGAACTGCTCGCTCTTGTCGATGCGGCATCCGCTCGATCAGAGACGCAGATCGGCGTAGTCGTCGAACTCAAACACCCGACCTACTTCGGCTCGCTCGGCTGGAACATGGCTGAGTTGGTCGCCACCGAACTGCGCGATGCCGGCTGGGCCGGGGGTGACCGGGGACTCGTGATCGAGTCATTCGAGCAGAGTGTGCTCAACGAACTGAAGAGCGCGGGCCTCGTCGCAACGTACGTGTACCTCGTAGAGGCCAAAGGTGCTCCATTCGACCTCATCGCGCGCGATGGATCGAAGGCCGCAAAGTATTCAGCGGCGCTGAGCGGAGCCGGGCTCGACCGTCTCGCGAGCGAAGTCGACGGCATCAGCCTCAACAAGCGGTTGATTCTCGCGCCCGATGTGTTAGGGCACGCCACGGGTCCCTCCGCCGTGGTATCGCAAGCGCGCGAGCGTGGCTTGAAGGTTTTCACCTGGACATGCCGCCCAGAGAATACGTTCTTGCTCCGGCAGTATCGCCGCGGATCGGATGCTGCAGCTCACGGCGATTGGCGGTCCGAATGGGCTGTGCTCAAAGACGCCAAGCTCGACGGCGTTTTTGCCGACCAGCCGGATCTCGCGGTGTCATTCTTCGCCTCGTGA
- a CDS encoding nitroreductase family deazaflavin-dependent oxidoreductase: MSDSRFIRPGRADAAFNGVVGWLTRIGIPLAGSRVLAVRGRSSGEWRTTPVNPLRVGGTRYLVAPRGNAQWVRNLRAAGTGELRHGRRVERFSAIEVDDAEKPPILRAYLKAWAWEVGRFFEGVDAHSPEERLHEIAPGFPVFRIVSAAPAHE, encoded by the coding sequence ATGAGCGATTCGAGATTCATCCGGCCTGGCCGTGCAGATGCCGCTTTCAACGGGGTCGTCGGTTGGCTGACTCGCATCGGCATACCGCTCGCTGGTTCTCGTGTGCTCGCAGTTCGCGGTCGGTCGAGTGGTGAGTGGCGTACTACCCCCGTCAACCCCTTGCGGGTGGGTGGGACGCGTTACCTCGTGGCGCCTCGCGGAAATGCGCAGTGGGTGCGCAATCTGCGAGCGGCCGGGACGGGAGAATTGCGCCACGGCCGTCGCGTGGAACGGTTTTCGGCGATCGAAGTAGACGACGCCGAAAAGCCACCAATTTTGCGGGCGTATTTGAAGGCTTGGGCGTGGGAGGTGGGCCGTTTCTTCGAGGGCGTCGATGCGCACTCACCCGAGGAGCGGCTCCACGAAATCGCGCCGGGCTTTCCCGTGTTTCGAATCGTTTCGGCGGCCCCGGCGCATGAGTGA
- a CDS encoding Bax inhibitor-1/YccA family protein, producing MASTNPAFNNSAFQDPKAVRTYPGGANAARLGGANAQAGTTDAATQARLEGMYAAPTAGAIETDRMTVEDTVIKTIGLFAILLATAVVGWVWSMSSVQVAGDMPSMVPWIIGALGGFVLAMVIIFTSRKKVRPPLIFAYAAFEGLFVGAISAFFEYIYPGIVVQATIATLCVVGVTLALFASGKIRASKKATKVFMIAMIGYLVFGVVNILLMMFNVPMAGGAFGLYSMKIFGIPMGLIIGVLVVIMAAYSLVLDFDSIQQGVKNRAPRVYAWMGAFGIMVTVVWLYLEILRMIAILRGSN from the coding sequence ATGGCCTCGACGAATCCTGCATTCAACAACTCCGCCTTCCAGGATCCGAAGGCGGTCAGAACGTACCCGGGTGGCGCGAACGCTGCTCGACTGGGTGGCGCTAACGCGCAGGCCGGCACGACGGATGCCGCAACCCAGGCCCGCCTCGAAGGCATGTATGCCGCGCCCACCGCCGGCGCTATCGAGACCGACCGTATGACGGTCGAAGACACCGTCATCAAGACGATCGGCCTCTTCGCGATTCTTCTCGCGACAGCAGTTGTCGGCTGGGTCTGGTCGATGTCGAGCGTTCAGGTCGCCGGCGACATGCCCTCCATGGTGCCGTGGATCATTGGCGCTCTCGGTGGATTCGTGCTCGCCATGGTGATCATCTTCACTTCGCGCAAGAAGGTGCGCCCGCCGCTCATCTTCGCGTACGCAGCTTTTGAAGGTCTGTTCGTAGGCGCGATCTCGGCATTCTTCGAGTACATCTACCCCGGCATCGTGGTTCAGGCCACGATCGCCACGCTCTGTGTTGTCGGCGTCACGCTCGCCCTGTTTGCGAGCGGCAAGATCCGCGCCTCGAAGAAGGCCACCAAGGTCTTCATGATCGCGATGATCGGTTACCTCGTGTTCGGCGTCGTCAACATCCTGCTGATGATGTTCAACGTACCGATGGCAGGTGGCGCGTTCGGCCTCTACAGCATGAAGATTTTCGGGATTCCGATGGGGCTCATCATCGGTGTGCTCGTCGTCATCATGGCGGCGTACTCGCTCGTGCTTGACTTCGACTCGATCCAACAGGGTGTAAAAAACCGTGCACCGCGCGTCTACGCGTGGATGGGTGCTTTCGGCATCATGGTGACGGTCGTCTGGCTCTACCTCGAGATCCTCCGCATGATCGCGATTCTTCGCGGCAGCAACTAG
- a CDS encoding ABC transporter ATP-binding protein, with amino-acid sequence MASPGIVVQDVRRSFGPVTAVKGATLQADFGRITGLVGPNGAGKTTLLLMLASLLAPDAGEIRIDGVDPLEDPQAARGALGWMPDALGAWGSLTPREIVRVTGRLYGMPAPAAASRTANLLDRVGLNDLADRPARVLSRGQKQRLGLARALVHDPRVLLLDEPASGLDPQARVDLRLLLRELAAEGRCILISSHVLNELEEVVDDAVFMVAGATMAADDVALAQRRSRPWRMRVAGLDAAQARTRTAEALALDANAVTTDRRDILLAFESETEAVTALRALIDAGLPVAEFAAATGDLEHTFLGAANGGAR; translated from the coding sequence ATGGCTTCACCCGGCATTGTCGTTCAAGATGTTCGCCGCTCGTTCGGACCCGTAACGGCAGTCAAAGGAGCAACGCTCCAGGCCGATTTTGGCCGGATCACGGGCCTCGTTGGGCCGAACGGTGCAGGCAAAACCACGCTTCTGCTGATGCTCGCCTCCCTTCTCGCTCCCGATGCGGGCGAAATCCGCATCGACGGCGTCGACCCCCTCGAAGACCCGCAGGCGGCGCGCGGTGCGCTCGGCTGGATGCCCGATGCGCTGGGCGCATGGGGCTCGCTCACCCCGCGCGAAATCGTGCGCGTGACCGGCAGGCTCTACGGAATGCCCGCCCCCGCAGCCGCTTCGCGCACGGCCAACTTGCTGGATCGTGTGGGCCTGAACGATCTCGCCGACCGGCCCGCTCGCGTGCTCTCGCGCGGCCAGAAACAGCGGCTGGGCTTAGCACGCGCCCTCGTGCACGATCCGCGCGTGCTGCTACTCGATGAGCCTGCATCTGGCCTCGATCCCCAGGCCCGCGTCGACCTGCGCTTGCTCTTGCGTGAACTCGCGGCGGAGGGCCGCTGCATCCTGATTTCCAGCCATGTGCTCAATGAGCTCGAAGAAGTCGTCGATGACGCTGTCTTCATGGTTGCGGGTGCCACGATGGCCGCTGACGATGTGGCGCTCGCCCAGCGCAGGTCGCGCCCGTGGCGGATGCGGGTTGCCGGCCTTGATGCCGCCCAAGCGCGTACCCGCACCGCCGAGGCTCTCGCGCTCGACGCAAATGCCGTCACCACAGATCGCCGAGACATCCTGCTGGCGTTCGAGTCCGAGACGGAGGCTGTGACAGCGCTTCGCGCACTCATCGACGCGGGTCTGCCGGTCGCGGAGTTCGCCGCGGCGACCGGTGACCTCGAACACACCTTCCTCGGAGCAGCAAACGGAGGTGCACGATGA
- a CDS encoding ROK family protein codes for MSTLDTPLALAIDIGGTKVDAALVDTDGVVQRASVSRRPTGRASSRDEIARAIRDAAASALSHLPASHTVSGIGVGSAGPVDLPHGSISPLNLPTAHGLVIADVLAGLVADAPVTLALDGTCIALAEHSRGALVGCKTALAMVVSTGVGGGFIAHGRAVTGTSGNAGHIGQIRVRTLDASDPAASSLEAIAAGPGTVAWARTQGWQGTTGEELGKAYRAGDEIARSAVIRSATAVGEAIATAATLYDLEAVAVAGGFVQVADDYLDHVRASAHSAALHPYARAVRISPSALDGDGPLIGAAALVWQGI; via the coding sequence ATGAGCACGCTCGACACACCCCTCGCTTTGGCCATCGACATCGGCGGCACGAAGGTGGATGCCGCCCTTGTCGATACCGACGGTGTCGTGCAGCGCGCTTCGGTATCTCGCCGCCCTACGGGTCGCGCATCATCACGTGACGAGATCGCCCGGGCGATTCGGGATGCCGCGGCATCCGCTCTCTCACATCTGCCCGCGTCTCACACCGTATCTGGCATCGGTGTCGGTTCGGCTGGCCCGGTTGATCTCCCCCACGGGAGTATTTCACCGCTCAATTTGCCTACCGCGCACGGGCTGGTGATTGCCGACGTTCTTGCGGGCCTCGTCGCTGACGCTCCCGTCACTCTTGCGCTCGATGGCACCTGTATTGCGCTCGCAGAACACTCACGCGGCGCCCTGGTCGGGTGTAAAACAGCGCTTGCGATGGTTGTATCCACCGGGGTCGGCGGGGGCTTCATCGCGCACGGCCGGGCTGTCACCGGCACGAGTGGAAATGCCGGGCATATCGGGCAGATCCGTGTGCGCACTCTCGACGCCAGCGACCCCGCCGCGTCCAGCCTCGAAGCGATAGCTGCCGGACCCGGCACAGTCGCATGGGCGCGTACACAGGGCTGGCAGGGCACAACGGGCGAAGAGCTCGGTAAGGCGTATCGAGCGGGAGACGAGATTGCGCGCAGCGCCGTAATTCGGTCAGCCACCGCGGTGGGCGAAGCGATCGCGACAGCTGCGACCCTCTACGACCTCGAGGCCGTCGCGGTAGCCGGAGGCTTTGTGCAGGTCGCCGACGACTACCTCGATCACGTCCGCGCTTCAGCTCACAGTGCGGCGCTGCATCCGTATGCCCGCGCTGTACGCATCAGCCCGTCAGCGCTCGACGGCGATGGACCGCTCATCGGCGCTGCAGCCCTCGTGTGGCAGGGAATCTAG
- a CDS encoding glycosyltransferase, whose translation MSDAAVPAANYLIVASRLVPDLDGGFTVSVTRRARDIAAATDGPSPLLLTVDPGERATHDAHRAEWTRRGILNDDTRLRNLFDDVRVDADWARAAAEALPVPAADDVPYRAITDGLGRTVLEIPYGIGGSEWHLTDAPVRVWDAAGTAPIGWLRGYGGLYRAWIASVAASEKARTGLESVVVCEARQIGELLAAGIGIPVVHTTHAAHVRAPFSWDSPIDPAWQRWFAVADRFDAVLWLTAAQQRDVQRRVGDGIRSFVVPHPAPAVTAPAEPVPGRIVMLNSLIPRKRIDHALHALARVREGVPHAHLEVYGAGGSLDALSDLAGELGITGAVTWHGHSSTPEEAWGGADAFLFTSENEGQGLVLLEALSHGVPVVAYDAPYGPADALADGGGVLVPSGDLAALTGALQSVLARRELRAELSLLAQRAAARRDAAASMNAFGQVISAVLGRV comes from the coding sequence ATGAGTGACGCCGCCGTTCCGGCCGCAAACTATCTGATCGTTGCAAGCCGGCTGGTGCCGGACCTCGACGGCGGCTTCACGGTTTCGGTGACCCGTCGCGCCCGCGATATTGCGGCAGCGACGGATGGGCCATCACCCCTGCTGCTCACAGTAGATCCGGGGGAGCGCGCCACACACGATGCGCATCGCGCAGAGTGGACGCGACGTGGAATTCTGAACGATGACACGCGCCTTCGAAACCTCTTCGACGACGTGCGAGTCGACGCAGACTGGGCACGAGCGGCCGCAGAAGCGTTACCGGTGCCCGCGGCTGACGACGTTCCGTATCGTGCGATCACCGACGGCCTCGGCCGCACTGTGCTCGAGATTCCCTACGGCATCGGCGGGTCCGAGTGGCACCTCACCGACGCGCCAGTGCGGGTATGGGATGCCGCTGGCACCGCGCCCATCGGATGGCTTCGCGGCTATGGCGGTCTTTACCGGGCATGGATCGCCAGCGTTGCTGCTTCGGAGAAGGCCCGCACTGGACTCGAATCGGTCGTGGTGTGTGAAGCACGCCAGATCGGTGAACTCCTTGCCGCGGGCATCGGGATTCCTGTTGTGCACACCACGCACGCAGCCCACGTGCGCGCACCGTTCTCGTGGGACTCGCCCATCGACCCGGCTTGGCAGCGGTGGTTTGCCGTCGCTGATCGGTTCGACGCCGTGCTATGGCTGACCGCGGCGCAGCAGCGTGATGTGCAACGGCGTGTGGGCGACGGCATCCGTTCTTTTGTCGTTCCGCACCCCGCACCCGCCGTGACCGCGCCGGCGGAGCCGGTTCCGGGGCGCATTGTCATGCTCAACTCGTTGATTCCTCGAAAGCGCATCGACCATGCCCTTCATGCTCTCGCGCGAGTGCGGGAAGGAGTGCCGCACGCGCACCTCGAGGTGTACGGCGCGGGCGGCTCGCTCGACGCGCTCAGTGACCTAGCTGGAGAGTTGGGAATCACTGGCGCCGTGACCTGGCATGGCCATTCGTCGACCCCGGAGGAGGCATGGGGAGGCGCCGATGCGTTCCTCTTCACGAGCGAAAACGAGGGCCAGGGTCTTGTACTGCTCGAAGCGCTTTCGCACGGTGTTCCGGTGGTGGCGTACGACGCACCGTACGGCCCGGCAGATGCGCTCGCAGATGGTGGCGGAGTCCTTGTGCCGTCGGGCGATCTGGCCGCGCTCACCGGGGCGCTTCAGAGCGTGCTCGCCCGACGCGAGCTGCGCGCGGAACTGTCGTTGCTGGCTCAGCGTGCTGCTGCGAGGCGGGATGCCGCGGCATCCATGAATGCCTTCGGTCAGGTCATTTCGGCCGTGCTCGGCCGGGTGTGA